Proteins from a genomic interval of Luteolibacter sp. Y139:
- a CDS encoding RNA polymerase sigma factor — protein sequence MEDDLPKLTRGLVRCEDAAWRDFHARFYPRLKAQVVARGIPECESAEVVQRVYLRVLRHAKVFLAHEDFDAWLSCLTRCEVIDSSRRDRRRSWLGERYQQWQELRRPAVDGEGSDLEAALAQLEETDRSMLVRHYVEGWSQEDLAREQATTVKAVESKLARLRKRLRGLLENPDVC from the coding sequence ATGGAAGACGACCTCCCCAAGCTGACGCGTGGATTGGTGCGCTGCGAGGATGCCGCGTGGCGGGACTTCCATGCCCGCTTCTATCCACGGTTGAAGGCTCAGGTGGTGGCTCGCGGTATCCCGGAATGTGAGTCGGCAGAAGTGGTGCAGCGCGTTTACCTGCGGGTGCTCCGGCATGCGAAGGTCTTCCTGGCCCATGAGGATTTCGATGCATGGCTGTCCTGTCTGACGCGGTGCGAGGTCATCGATTCAAGTCGTCGCGATCGGCGGCGGAGCTGGCTGGGCGAGCGCTATCAGCAGTGGCAGGAGCTGCGGCGACCGGCTGTCGATGGAGAGGGAAGTGATCTTGAGGCGGCACTGGCTCAACTGGAGGAAACCGACCGGTCGATGCTGGTGAGGCACTACGTGGAAGGCTGGTCGCAGGAAGACCTGGCCCGCGAGCAAGCGACCACCGTCAAGGCTGTGGAGTCAAAGCTCGCCCGTCTGCGGAAGCGTCTAAGAGGACTGCTGGAAAACCCTGATGTCTGCTAG
- a CDS encoding saccharopine dehydrogenase family protein, with the protein MNKVLLIGAGGVGSVVAHKCAMVPEIFGEITLASRTKSKCDAIAESVKARTGRDIATAQVDADDPAQTAALIRETGATLVVNVALPYQDLTIMDACLDAGVDYLDTANYEPKDVAKFEYSWQWAYQEKFEKAGLSALLGSGFDPGVTNVFTAWALKHHFDEIHTLDIIDVNGGNHGHAFATNFNPEINIREVTAECRHWEDGAFVETAPMSKHQPFTCPEGVGTYEIYRMYHEELESLVKHIPTIQRAQFWMSFSPNYLKHLEVLQNVGMTRIDPVVYQGVEIIPLQFLKAVLPNPGDLGVTTKGRTCIGNVITGVKDGKPKAIYVYNICDHEECFREVGSQAISYTTGVPAMIGAKQMLEGKWKKPGVWNMEQYDPDSFMADLNVHGLPWQFIELTPEQAAGFVVA; encoded by the coding sequence ATGAACAAGGTCCTTCTCATCGGAGCCGGCGGAGTCGGCAGCGTCGTCGCCCACAAGTGCGCCATGGTCCCCGAGATTTTCGGCGAAATCACCCTCGCGTCCCGGACCAAATCGAAGTGCGACGCCATTGCTGAGTCCGTGAAGGCCCGCACGGGCCGCGACATCGCCACCGCCCAGGTGGACGCCGACGATCCAGCCCAGACCGCCGCCCTGATCCGTGAAACCGGTGCCACGCTGGTCGTGAATGTCGCCCTGCCCTACCAGGACCTGACCATCATGGATGCCTGCCTGGATGCCGGCGTGGATTATCTGGACACTGCGAATTATGAGCCGAAGGACGTCGCGAAGTTCGAATATTCCTGGCAGTGGGCCTATCAGGAGAAGTTCGAGAAAGCCGGCCTGTCCGCCCTGCTCGGCTCCGGCTTCGACCCGGGCGTGACGAACGTTTTCACCGCCTGGGCGCTGAAGCACCATTTCGACGAGATCCACACGCTGGACATCATCGACGTGAACGGTGGCAACCACGGCCACGCCTTCGCCACCAATTTCAATCCGGAGATCAATATCCGCGAGGTGACCGCCGAGTGCAGGCACTGGGAAGATGGTGCTTTTGTAGAAACCGCGCCGATGTCGAAGCACCAGCCCTTCACCTGTCCGGAGGGAGTCGGCACCTATGAGATCTACCGGATGTATCACGAGGAGCTGGAATCGTTGGTGAAGCACATCCCGACGATCCAGCGTGCCCAGTTCTGGATGAGCTTTTCGCCGAACTACCTGAAGCACCTTGAAGTGCTCCAGAACGTCGGCATGACTCGCATCGATCCGGTCGTCTATCAGGGCGTGGAGATCATTCCGCTGCAGTTCCTCAAGGCCGTGCTGCCGAACCCCGGCGATCTTGGCGTTACCACCAAGGGCAGGACCTGTATCGGCAACGTCATCACCGGCGTGAAGGATGGCAAACCGAAGGCGATCTACGTCTACAACATCTGCGACCACGAGGAGTGCTTCCGCGAAGTCGGCAGCCAGGCGATCAGCTACACCACCGGCGTGCCCGCCATGATCGGCGCGAAGCAGATGCTGGAAGGCAAGTGGAAGAAGCCGGGCGTCTGGAACATGGAGCAGTATGATCCGGACAGCTTCATGGCGGATCTGAATGTGCACGGCCTGCCGTGGCAGTTCATCGAGCTGACGCCAGAGCAGGCGGCTGGGTTCGTGGTGGCTTAA
- a CDS encoding PPC domain-containing protein — MIARLTLSLLLGGTAFAGFTPVLNLIEPRGGQRGTEVEMQFYGERLDGLQELLAYDPGVEVRSIAVENDKHASAKVFIKPDAPLGEHGLRVRTTGGVSYLRSFFVGQFPVVNEVDPNDKPEQAQRIELNTTVQGVAKQEDVDYYVCSLKKGQRFTAEVEAMRLGRTMFDAYVAIVDPKGFEIASCDDAPLLRTDAFVSTIIPEDGDYRVLVREAAYEGNDNCEYRVSIGTFPRPTGVFPTGAKPGETVEFKFIGDPAGEFTERVTIPADAGGRFPLFPSRDGLSAPSPVWIKVSSLNHVAEIEPNEGAKQATKLPDLPCAAHGVIGETGDVDFFSFSAKKGENLTLKVLARELRSPLDPVLSIRDADKGKNLANNDDQGGPDSILQWAAPEDGEYVAVVRDQLKQGGADFTYRLEITRRDPVVAAALPVVERDNSQKWKVINVPRGNRYAAVINVTRENIGCDLAFSAESLPAGVSLKSPVFHRSVNATPVVFEATAEAPVAGSLHRFKVKSTGDAPPLEGALIDTVHHVEVNNQGAYHSAESDRIAVAVIEEAPFHLELEAPAVPIVKNGSMNLKVRAQRNGDYKEPINLRFLWNPPGIGTPATVTMPGDQSEALYEVNANGDAAPGEWQVCVLGEANTPKGPVLVSTSLVTLKIAEPYLGMAIDMAATEQGKPTTVVCKVDYPGNFTGNATAELLGLPHGAKTQPVSFPKGQAEVNFPVEIAADAAVGKHTALFCRVTVPENGATILHQVGQGGTLRIDKPAENAPPPPPVAKAEEKPAAAAAPAEKPLSRLEQLRQLKK; from the coding sequence ATGATTGCGCGGCTCACGCTTTCGCTGCTTTTGGGCGGGACCGCCTTCGCCGGTTTCACGCCGGTGCTGAATCTCATCGAGCCGCGCGGTGGCCAGCGGGGCACGGAGGTGGAGATGCAATTCTACGGTGAACGTCTCGATGGCCTGCAGGAGTTGCTCGCCTACGACCCGGGCGTCGAGGTGCGTTCGATCGCCGTCGAGAACGACAAGCACGCCTCTGCCAAGGTCTTCATCAAGCCGGATGCGCCGCTCGGTGAGCACGGCCTGCGCGTCCGCACGACAGGCGGTGTCAGCTACCTGAGATCGTTTTTTGTCGGACAGTTTCCGGTCGTGAATGAAGTCGATCCGAACGACAAGCCGGAGCAGGCACAGCGGATCGAGCTGAATACCACGGTCCAGGGCGTGGCCAAGCAGGAGGACGTGGACTACTATGTTTGCAGTTTGAAGAAGGGCCAGCGCTTCACCGCAGAGGTCGAAGCGATGCGCCTGGGTCGTACGATGTTCGATGCCTATGTGGCTATCGTCGATCCCAAAGGCTTCGAGATCGCCTCGTGCGATGATGCCCCGCTGCTGCGCACGGACGCCTTCGTCTCTACAATCATCCCCGAGGATGGTGACTATCGCGTGCTGGTGCGCGAGGCTGCCTATGAAGGCAATGACAACTGTGAGTATCGGGTGAGCATCGGCACCTTCCCGCGGCCGACCGGTGTCTTTCCCACGGGGGCAAAACCCGGCGAAACGGTGGAATTCAAGTTCATCGGCGATCCGGCCGGCGAGTTCACGGAACGCGTCACCATCCCTGCCGATGCCGGTGGCCGCTTCCCTCTCTTTCCATCGCGTGACGGGTTGTCTGCTCCTTCTCCCGTCTGGATCAAGGTTTCCTCCCTCAACCACGTCGCCGAAATCGAGCCCAACGAGGGCGCGAAGCAAGCAACGAAGCTTCCCGATCTCCCCTGCGCCGCCCATGGCGTGATCGGCGAGACCGGCGACGTGGACTTCTTTTCCTTCTCTGCAAAGAAAGGCGAGAACCTGACACTGAAGGTGCTCGCCCGTGAACTCCGTTCACCGCTGGATCCAGTGCTCTCAATCCGCGATGCGGACAAGGGCAAGAATCTCGCGAACAACGACGACCAGGGCGGACCCGACTCCATCCTCCAATGGGCTGCGCCGGAAGATGGCGAATATGTGGCCGTGGTCCGCGATCAGCTCAAACAGGGCGGCGCTGACTTCACCTACCGGCTCGAAATCACGCGCCGCGATCCGGTGGTTGCCGCTGCCTTGCCCGTGGTCGAGCGTGACAACTCCCAGAAGTGGAAGGTGATCAATGTGCCGCGCGGCAATCGCTATGCGGCCGTGATCAATGTCACCCGCGAGAACATCGGCTGTGACCTCGCGTTTTCTGCGGAAAGCCTGCCTGCGGGAGTTTCGCTGAAATCGCCCGTCTTCCATCGCTCGGTCAATGCCACGCCGGTGGTCTTCGAAGCCACTGCCGAAGCGCCGGTGGCGGGCAGCCTGCATCGGTTCAAGGTGAAGTCCACCGGTGATGCACCGCCGCTGGAAGGGGCCCTGATCGATACGGTCCATCATGTGGAAGTGAACAACCAGGGCGCCTATCATTCCGCCGAGAGCGATCGCATTGCCGTCGCGGTGATCGAAGAAGCCCCGTTTCATCTGGAGCTTGAGGCTCCTGCAGTGCCGATCGTGAAGAACGGCTCGATGAACCTGAAGGTCCGCGCCCAGCGCAACGGGGACTACAAGGAGCCGATCAACCTGCGCTTCCTCTGGAACCCGCCGGGGATCGGCACCCCTGCCACCGTCACGATGCCCGGCGATCAGAGCGAGGCACTCTACGAAGTGAATGCCAATGGCGATGCCGCACCGGGCGAGTGGCAGGTCTGCGTGCTGGGCGAAGCGAATACTCCCAAGGGTCCGGTGCTGGTATCCACCTCGCTCGTTACCCTGAAAATCGCGGAACCTTATCTGGGCATGGCCATCGACATGGCCGCCACCGAGCAAGGCAAGCCAACGACCGTGGTGTGCAAGGTCGACTACCCCGGCAACTTCACCGGCAATGCCACCGCCGAATTGTTAGGCCTGCCACACGGGGCGAAGACCCAGCCGGTCAGCTTCCCGAAGGGGCAGGCGGAGGTGAATTTCCCCGTGGAGATCGCCGCTGATGCAGCAGTGGGCAAACATACGGCTCTCTTCTGTCGCGTCACGGTGCCCGAGAACGGTGCCACCATTCTTCATCAGGTCGGCCAGGGCGGGACGCTCCGCATCGACAAGCCTGCTGAGAACGCGCCACCACCGCCGCCTGTCGCCAAGGCAGAGGAAAAGCCTGCGGCAGCTGCTGCTCCGGCGGAGAAGCCGTTGTCGCGGCTTGAGCAATTGCGGCAGCTGAAGAAGTAG
- a CDS encoding PDZ domain-containing protein: MKFAISILGIALGSFAFAQEAGVEKPATTPPQVLHGVCGMPWLGLTVDPLDDAVRAHVPALPQGIGFVVTDVAAGSPAEKSGVKTYDIFWKLGDQLIANKAQLYTLLRLHKDGDEVKLGLYRSGESLTIPVVLGHPQENQALAQLPIKPVILPDTPMKVLNPAERSATIDTADGKAVLSLVNGQSEVKIADKNGNVLFEGPTKDAQGVSLVPDAWKSRVGALERALAHALKGGNHEQPRDRVLPPPAEQK, from the coding sequence GTGAAATTCGCTATCTCCATCCTCGGAATCGCTCTCGGCAGCTTCGCCTTCGCGCAAGAAGCAGGAGTCGAAAAGCCGGCCACGACTCCGCCGCAAGTCCTGCACGGGGTATGCGGCATGCCTTGGCTCGGCCTGACGGTGGATCCTCTGGACGATGCCGTGCGCGCCCATGTCCCCGCGCTTCCCCAGGGGATTGGCTTCGTGGTCACGGACGTGGCCGCGGGCAGCCCGGCGGAGAAGTCCGGCGTGAAGACCTACGACATCTTTTGGAAGCTCGGCGACCAATTGATCGCAAACAAAGCTCAACTCTACACCCTGCTCCGTCTGCACAAGGATGGCGACGAAGTGAAGCTCGGCCTCTATCGATCCGGCGAATCGCTGACGATTCCCGTGGTCTTGGGCCATCCGCAGGAAAATCAGGCGCTTGCCCAACTACCGATCAAGCCCGTCATTCTGCCGGACACGCCGATGAAGGTGCTCAATCCCGCCGAGCGCAGCGCCACGATCGACACAGCCGACGGCAAGGCCGTGCTCAGCCTGGTGAACGGCCAGTCCGAGGTGAAAATCGCGGACAAGAACGGAAACGTGCTTTTCGAAGGTCCGACCAAGGATGCCCAGGGAGTTTCACTTGTCCCGGATGCGTGGAAGTCCCGTGTGGGAGCCTTGGAGCGGGCTTTGGCACATGCCCTCAAGGGCGGCAACCACGAGCAGCCCCGTGACCGCGTTCTCCCGCCTCCAGCGGAGCAGAAGTAA
- a CDS encoding Maf family protein has translation MNVILASASPRRRELLSATGMHFEVVTSPAEEIHDAAIPLDELCEKNAELKALAVAVDHPDAAVIGADTLVWIEGEPLGKPKDLDEARAMLRKLSGRPHTVCTGVCVVFPGGRVQRFHELTAVRFRELDDATIEAYFEKTNPLDKAGAYGIQDSGEMIVEGIEGAFDNVMGLPVARLVEMLGAEN, from the coding sequence GTGAACGTCATCCTGGCATCAGCTTCCCCGCGGCGGAGAGAACTTCTGTCTGCGACCGGCATGCATTTCGAAGTCGTGACCTCGCCCGCGGAAGAGATCCATGACGCCGCCATTCCACTCGACGAACTGTGCGAGAAAAACGCCGAGCTCAAGGCGCTGGCCGTGGCGGTCGATCATCCAGACGCCGCAGTGATCGGAGCCGACACGCTGGTGTGGATCGAGGGCGAACCGCTGGGCAAGCCAAAGGATCTCGACGAGGCGCGGGCCATGCTACGGAAACTCAGCGGTCGGCCTCACACCGTGTGCACCGGTGTTTGCGTGGTCTTCCCCGGTGGAAGAGTGCAGCGCTTCCATGAACTGACCGCGGTCCGTTTCCGGGAACTGGATGACGCCACGATCGAGGCCTACTTCGAAAAGACCAACCCGCTGGACAAGGCAGGAGCCTACGGCATCCAAGACAGCGGTGAGATGATTGTCGAAGGCATCGAAGGAGCCTTCGACAATGTCATGGGGCTTCCGGTGGCGAGGCTCGTTGAGATGCTAGGGGCGGAAAATTGA
- a CDS encoding molybdopterin oxidoreductase family protein produces MLSKLLKQHTGPLTADLVLEPGHFGLGKVPARLKPASTVTSICGYCATGCQLKLHLDENGRAINLTPQAGYPVNLGMACPKGWQALDPLDSPDRATTPLLRNDAGEMVPVGWAEAMEAFVSHFKDIKEKHGRESVAFLSTGQIPFEEMAFLGSLFKFGMGFIHGDANTRQCMATAVAAYKQSFGFDAPPYSYADFEESDVIVLVGSNLCIAHPILWQRVMRNKRNPQIIVIDPRATETAQAATQHVVLKPKGDLALFYSLAHCIVRDGRTDPESIERTEGYDDFVAFLRDYSPESVSEKTGQSVEAIEALARTVSEPGKRVSWWWTMGINQSYEGVRAAQAMINLALITGNIGKPGTGANSITGQCNAMGSRLFSNTTSMVGGHDFAYESHREKVAAGLGIPLENIPADSSLAYDQILAAAEEGKIKGLWIVATNPFHSWIDSGRLAALREKLEFIVVQDMFHTTESARAADLVLPSAGWGEKDGCFINSERRIGTLKKVREAPGIALSDFRIFRLIAHAWGCDELFSRWTDPESAFRLLRDLTKDRPCDITGVEGYEMIDRLGGVQWPYPASNPPANRERRLFEDGNYYTPSGKAKLLFSPPADLPEPTDSAYPFTLLTGRGTSSQWHTQSRTGKSDILQKLYPQEAYIEIHPTDASRLRLKEHDTVTIRSRRGEMHASVYIAPTVQPGQLFLPMHYPEVNRLTHPSFDPHSRQPNYKFCAVALAKA; encoded by the coding sequence ATGCTTTCAAAGCTCCTCAAGCAGCACACCGGCCCGCTGACCGCGGACTTGGTTCTCGAGCCCGGCCATTTCGGCCTCGGCAAGGTGCCCGCGCGGCTCAAACCGGCGTCCACCGTCACCTCGATCTGTGGCTACTGCGCTACCGGCTGCCAGCTGAAGCTCCACCTGGATGAAAACGGCCGGGCGATCAACCTGACCCCGCAGGCGGGCTATCCAGTGAACCTTGGCATGGCTTGCCCGAAGGGTTGGCAGGCGCTCGATCCGCTTGACTCGCCCGACCGCGCGACCACGCCGCTGCTGAGGAATGACGCCGGCGAAATGGTGCCGGTCGGCTGGGCGGAGGCGATGGAGGCCTTTGTTTCCCACTTCAAGGACATCAAGGAGAAGCACGGCCGCGAGTCGGTCGCCTTCCTTTCCACCGGCCAGATCCCGTTTGAGGAGATGGCCTTCCTCGGCAGCCTGTTCAAGTTCGGGATGGGCTTCATCCACGGCGACGCGAATACCCGCCAATGCATGGCGACGGCTGTGGCGGCCTACAAGCAGTCCTTCGGCTTCGATGCGCCGCCTTATAGCTATGCCGATTTCGAGGAAAGCGACGTGATCGTGCTGGTCGGCTCGAACCTCTGCATCGCCCACCCCATCCTGTGGCAGCGGGTGATGCGGAATAAGCGCAACCCGCAGATCATCGTCATCGATCCCCGCGCCACCGAGACCGCGCAGGCCGCGACCCAGCACGTGGTGCTGAAGCCGAAGGGTGACCTGGCGCTCTTCTACTCGCTCGCGCACTGCATCGTCCGCGATGGCCGGACCGATCCCGAGTCGATCGAGCGCACGGAGGGTTACGATGACTTTGTCGCGTTCCTCCGCGACTATTCCCCTGAATCAGTTAGCGAGAAAACCGGGCAATCGGTCGAGGCGATCGAAGCGCTCGCCCGCACCGTGTCCGAGCCCGGCAAGCGCGTCTCGTGGTGGTGGACCATGGGGATCAATCAATCCTACGAGGGGGTTCGCGCGGCGCAGGCGATGATCAACCTGGCCCTGATCACGGGCAATATCGGCAAGCCTGGCACCGGCGCGAACTCGATCACTGGCCAGTGCAATGCGATGGGTTCGCGGCTGTTCTCGAATACGACCTCGATGGTCGGCGGGCACGATTTCGCCTACGAGAGCCATCGCGAGAAGGTTGCCGCCGGACTCGGGATTCCGCTGGAAAATATCCCGGCCGATTCCTCACTCGCCTATGACCAGATCCTGGCCGCCGCCGAAGAGGGCAAGATCAAGGGCCTGTGGATCGTGGCCACCAATCCCTTCCACTCGTGGATCGACAGCGGCCGGCTGGCGGCGTTGCGGGAGAAGCTGGAGTTCATCGTGGTGCAGGACATGTTCCACACCACCGAGAGTGCGCGGGCCGCAGACCTCGTGCTGCCCTCGGCCGGTTGGGGTGAGAAAGACGGCTGCTTCATCAATTCCGAGCGGCGCATTGGCACGCTCAAGAAGGTGCGTGAGGCCCCGGGTATCGCACTTTCCGACTTCCGCATCTTCCGGCTGATCGCCCATGCCTGGGGCTGTGATGAGTTGTTCAGCCGCTGGACTGATCCCGAGTCCGCCTTCCGCCTGTTGCGTGATCTAACAAAAGATCGCCCCTGCGACATCACCGGGGTGGAAGGCTACGAAATGATCGATCGCCTCGGTGGGGTCCAGTGGCCCTACCCCGCCTCCAATCCACCGGCGAATCGTGAGCGCCGGCTTTTTGAGGACGGAAACTACTACACTCCTAGTGGCAAGGCGAAGCTGCTCTTCTCGCCCCCAGCGGATCTGCCGGAGCCAACCGACTCCGCTTATCCCTTCACCCTTCTCACCGGCCGCGGCACCAGCAGCCAGTGGCACACCCAGAGCCGCACGGGAAAGTCGGACATCCTGCAGAAGCTCTATCCGCAGGAGGCCTACATTGAAATCCATCCGACCGATGCCTCCCGCCTCCGCCTCAAGGAGCACGACACCGTGACTATCCGTTCACGGCGTGGCGAGATGCATGCCTCCGTCTACATCGCGCCGACCGTGCAGCCCGGCCAGCTCTTCCTGCCAATGCACTATCCGGAGGTGAATCGACTCACCCATCCGTCCTTCGACCCGCATTCCCGCCAGCCGAACTACAAGTTCTGCGCTGTGGCACTGGCGAAGGCGTGA
- a CDS encoding RDD family protein, which translates to MRYLTYRPANNVKRTIAYLIDTVPIQMGLYLVSHAYFGVSPIIDRTSPPAVQEAALQARLLIGLGTVGIWIIYCTLAELSPMQGTYGKVAMGIRVRPVQGTKLTIGQVLGRNAAKILSFAPCCLGFYFAFFTNGNRAWHDSLSGTAVSDHR; encoded by the coding sequence ATGCGTTATCTCACGTATCGCCCCGCCAACAACGTCAAGCGGACCATCGCCTACCTGATCGACACGGTGCCCATCCAGATGGGGCTATATCTGGTATCGCACGCCTACTTCGGGGTTAGCCCGATCATCGACCGGACCTCGCCACCAGCAGTCCAAGAGGCGGCCCTGCAGGCAAGATTGCTGATCGGCCTGGGAACTGTCGGCATCTGGATCATTTATTGCACCCTCGCCGAGCTGTCGCCGATGCAGGGAACCTACGGCAAGGTTGCGATGGGAATCCGCGTGAGGCCAGTGCAGGGCACCAAGCTTACCATCGGACAAGTGCTGGGGCGGAATGCGGCGAAAATACTCTCGTTCGCGCCCTGCTGCCTCGGCTTCTACTTCGCCTTCTTCACGAATGGCAATCGCGCCTGGCACGACTCCCTCTCAGGCACCGCGGTGAGCGACCACAGGTAG
- a CDS encoding RNA polymerase sigma factor has protein sequence MKSCPSAEWKAWLAENGPRLLLFARGWAPSREDAEDLVQEAIVRLWNYQQDKGSGVPDLPLAFSTIRFCGLNHHRSESRRRKREESIIYLNDFTDVWLDPSVEDDEDAVRLRDAVQKLSPKLREVVTMKIWGGLTFAEISEALAISQNTAASRYRYALEQLAQDMRRLKEERHGIA, from the coding sequence ATGAAGTCGTGTCCCTCCGCGGAATGGAAAGCTTGGTTGGCCGAAAATGGCCCCCGGCTGCTCCTTTTTGCACGCGGCTGGGCCCCGAGCCGGGAGGATGCCGAGGATTTGGTCCAAGAAGCCATCGTCCGCTTGTGGAATTACCAGCAGGACAAGGGCAGTGGGGTTCCGGACCTGCCGCTGGCCTTTTCCACCATCCGCTTCTGCGGACTGAACCACCACCGCTCGGAATCCCGTCGGCGGAAACGGGAGGAATCGATCATCTACCTGAACGACTTCACCGATGTCTGGCTCGACCCGTCCGTGGAGGACGACGAGGACGCCGTCCGCCTGCGGGATGCCGTCCAGAAGCTCAGCCCGAAGCTGCGCGAGGTGGTCACCATGAAAATCTGGGGTGGACTCACCTTTGCCGAAATTTCCGAAGCCCTCGCCATTTCCCAAAACACTGCCGCGTCACGCTACCGCTACGCGCTCGAACAACTCGCGCAAGACATGCGCCGACTGAAGGAAGAACGCCATGGAATCGCCTGA
- a CDS encoding MOSC domain-containing protein has protein sequence MTRVVIHGLYTSPGHNYFGHHGQAPSEHGIVEHEEVELVAGRGIPGDRFFDWKDNYKGQVTLIDRSVIDDIRQHAENPDLPPSAFRRNVVVSGIDLNRLVGRVFRLGDALLEGTQKCAPCYWMDDACGRAGTEKLMHDRGGLRCKILESGRIHVGEAEFAG, from the coding sequence GTGACCCGCGTCGTCATCCACGGTCTCTACACCTCGCCCGGCCACAATTACTTCGGCCACCACGGCCAGGCTCCGAGCGAGCATGGGATTGTGGAACACGAAGAGGTCGAGCTGGTGGCCGGCCGCGGGATTCCCGGCGACCGGTTTTTCGACTGGAAGGACAATTACAAGGGGCAGGTCACGCTGATCGACCGCTCGGTCATCGATGACATCCGCCAGCATGCGGAGAACCCGGACCTGCCGCCGTCGGCTTTCCGGCGAAATGTGGTGGTGTCCGGGATCGACCTGAACCGCCTGGTGGGCCGCGTTTTCCGACTCGGCGATGCCTTGCTGGAGGGTACCCAGAAGTGTGCCCCGTGCTATTGGATGGATGATGCCTGCGGGAGGGCCGGAACCGAGAAACTGATGCATGACCGCGGCGGGCTGCGTTGCAAGATCCTCGAAAGCGGGCGGATTCACGTGGGTGAGGCGGAATTTGCGGGCTAG
- a CDS encoding DUF1501 domain-containing protein, whose product MKPTCPGNPLDRYASRREFLHVGLVGGLGLTLPQFLRQQARGDQKFYETREGVAKGIIHIFLPGGMAHQESFDPKPYAPAEYRGPFGAIDTKIPGVQFGENLKELATLADKMTVIRSMSHGEAAHERGTHNMFTGYRPSPALEYPSYGSVISHELGPMNNLPPYVCVPTVPNEFAGSGYLSSAFGPFALGSDPAQGNFQVRDLNLPGGCDEFRFNRRRSLLETVDAHFRGLEKSDAIDAMDAFYQHAYKLISSEKAREAFNLKAEPDALKEEYGRNDAGQRMLLARRLIEAGTRFVSLTVGGWDHHDNIKGNIEGQLPKVDKAIAALIRDLERRGMLDSTLVMVTTEFGRTPKINPTGGRDHWPNVFSVMMAGGGFKQGYVHGSSDALGGGVDTDGITVADLSTTIYNQIGINADKELMAPGGRPIEIVADGNVLDALLAKKA is encoded by the coding sequence ATGAAACCGACCTGCCCCGGCAATCCGCTCGACCGCTATGCGTCCCGTCGAGAATTCCTCCACGTGGGCTTGGTCGGGGGGCTCGGGCTCACCCTTCCCCAGTTCCTGCGCCAGCAGGCCCGGGGGGACCAGAAGTTCTACGAGACCCGCGAGGGGGTGGCGAAGGGCATCATCCACATTTTCCTACCGGGGGGTATGGCTCATCAGGAGTCGTTCGACCCCAAGCCCTATGCCCCGGCCGAGTATCGCGGACCCTTCGGCGCGATCGACACCAAGATCCCCGGTGTGCAGTTCGGCGAGAACCTCAAGGAACTCGCCACGCTCGCGGACAAGATGACAGTCATCCGCTCGATGTCCCACGGTGAGGCGGCTCACGAGCGCGGCACGCATAACATGTTCACCGGCTACCGCCCGTCCCCGGCGCTGGAGTATCCGTCCTACGGCTCGGTGATTTCCCATGAGCTGGGGCCGATGAACAATCTGCCGCCCTACGTCTGCGTGCCGACCGTGCCGAATGAATTCGCGGGCAGCGGCTACCTTTCCTCGGCCTTCGGCCCCTTCGCACTCGGCTCGGATCCGGCGCAGGGGAACTTCCAGGTCCGCGACCTGAACCTGCCCGGTGGCTGCGATGAATTCCGCTTCAACCGCCGCCGCTCGCTGCTGGAGACGGTGGATGCCCACTTCCGCGGCTTGGAGAAGTCTGACGCGATCGATGCGATGGATGCCTTCTATCAGCACGCCTACAAGCTGATCTCGTCCGAGAAGGCCCGCGAGGCCTTCAACCTGAAAGCCGAGCCGGATGCCCTGAAAGAGGAATACGGTCGCAATGACGCGGGCCAACGGATGTTGCTCGCCCGTCGCTTGATCGAAGCTGGCACGCGCTTCGTGTCCCTCACCGTCGGCGGCTGGGACCACCACGACAACATCAAGGGTAACATCGAGGGCCAGCTCCCCAAGGTGGACAAGGCGATCGCCGCGCTGATCCGCGACCTAGAGCGCCGTGGCATGCTGGACTCCACGCTGGTGATGGTGACCACCGAATTCGGCCGCACGCCGAAGATCAACCCGACCGGCGGCCGCGATCATTGGCCGAATGTCTTCTCGGTGATGATGGCTGGCGGCGGCTTCAAGCAAGGCTACGTCCATGGTTCGTCCGATGCCCTTGGTGGCGGTGTGGATACCGATGGGATCACCGTGGCGGACCTTTCCACCACGATCTACAACCAGATCGGCATCAACGCGGACAAGGAGCTGATGGCTCCCGGCGGCCGGCCGATCGAGATCGTGGCCGATGGCAACGTGCTGGATGCCCTGCTTGCGAAGAAGGCATGA